agagagagaaaaggagagaaattgTTTTGGAGTAATGATGAAATACTGTTCACTGATGGTTAGGTACAGTATAAAGAGTACCTACTCTGTAGGTTAgggtatttctacttttatttgctttttattatatttatatgcatTTGTTTGTGGCTTGCAAGGTATTCATTTGttgttaaatatgtaaaatgtttaacttcattaaaaatgtgttcctcctcaaatcttttcaaaatatatataccATACACCACATGCACACGTTACACATTGCATAATAATCCAAAGTACCCCACCTACATTGAATACcagtgaataaatattttgttgacCCTAATCAGGAAAGTGACACACAAAAGTATAATAGCAATTGATATCAGTCCTTTTGCAGAGGCAATTTACCTTCAGTCTGTTTGGAATAGTCTGTATCAGGTTTATAAAGGGCACATTTtccttgttcttctttgtgCAACTGCTCAGTCTCTGTCACGTTGCATGGGGACTGTGACTGAAGAGTAATTTTGGTCACTCGTTAACTTTGTCTTGATGCCATTCCTgtttagttttggtcttttgtttGTGGTCATTGTTTCACTGGACAATAGATCTTCTCCCAGGTCGCCGTTGTATTGCACACTTGTCTTGCAGCAGATTTTGCCACAGGTTTTCCCTGTATTTTGCAGATATGCACATCCAAAACCTAACTGGCATCTGATAGAATGCCGTTTTTGAGTAGAATGATGTAACTGACAGGCTGATGAACAGCTAGATATGCAGCAATAGGAAAGAATAATATATTGCCactaatttaacatttttttaaaattgtatttgtgtttatcaCGCTAGCAAtataattactttaaaatatatCTGGAAATTTAATTATCTGTTGCCACAGATAATTCCATTCTTTGTTGCCATGAAAAATCTCTAATACATCTTATGTAATGGAGCAAGTGCCTTTTGTCTCAGATACTTTTCCAGGCAGTAGACAGCAATGGGATCTTTGTCTATGTCAAACTTATTGGCAAAGAGGTGATGCTGCTCAAGCATCCACTGTAGGTCTCCAGCACCATATACACATATTTGCCTGACATGGTTGCCATGGCACGCTGGGTACACCGCCCCGAGTGAACCCTGTGGCCCTTCATGCCACTGCCACTTCACCAGCCGTGCAATCGCATTGATGTCTGTCACGTCATATTTGTGGTTGGGCCAAGTTGAGCCAGGAACCCCTGGGATTCGCTGAATGGTTGCCCAGAGAAATTCATCAGGGCTGTATGTGTCTTTTGCCCACTCGATCAGTGCGTGTATTCGCTTGTCCTCCAACACACTGCGGATGTAGCCTCGGTTAACCACAATGTAGGCATTTCCTACCAGAATGGGCAGGTTGAACGGAGGCTGCTCCTTTGCCCTTCCTGTCCCCTGAGACAGATGAAATAGAGAATTAATATGGTGACGGTCATTAAGCTAAATCTGAACAGAAAGTTTTTGTGATGCAAATAAGCAGTATGTAAGTCAATATGTAAGTCTTCAAAAGAAGTACCTGGATTTTTCCATCAACTATCTGGTGAGAAATTTTCACCCTCCACTTCTTTTCTTCAGGCAGTTTTTCTGACTCCAAGCTGTTCTTGCCCTTCAGCCAACGCAACATCCTTACAATCTCCAAATTGGTTTTCAGAGGGAAATCCTGGCCACAAAGGTTCATGAAGTACTTCCATTTTGTGGTAGAGTTATAGAGATCAGCCATACAGTTAAGGTCAGCCTGGACACGTGGCCAGGCGCCATAGATAACGGTCAGAGACTGGTTGACCATGAAGACATTCGGGAAACAGGAAGTAATGGCCGTGATGGCAGAGACGACTGAGGCCTTCGCTTTTTTGTCCACATGGACACAATATATATTTTGAGGTGCATAGATGGCTCGCAGCAGTCGCTCAAAGTTCTGCACCTAAagtatatgaaaaaataaataaaaattaactcTTTTTTGTGTATACTTCAGCTAAACTGAATACTAAAATCAGTGGCGTGCCCATTTAATTAATGCATTAAGTAAATTGTTTGGACCTACTACACTGTTTTAAAGTTTATATGAAAATCAGGCTTTAGAATTTGCATACCTTATGGTGTACAACCATAGAGTAAGCCAGAGGGAAGTCCTCTTCTTCCTGGCTTAAAGGGAATGTTAAGTACTTCCTGCTTATCTTGAATTTCCTGAAATACACAGTATTGAACAAATAACACAAGGAACTAATTTCTGTTCAATtctgtacatttaaataatgGCCAAGTTATACAATAACTAAAACCTGTAGTTTAAAGAAACACACCTGCAGTCTTGTGTTGCATTAATGTAATACTCATCGGGAATGTGAACACTCTTGCGGAAGTCCTTAGTGATGCTCAGTATTTTGGCCTGGTCTattgcctccctctctccccgcATGATTGCTGTACAGTTGCACGCTTTCTCTGGGCTGCTATCAGCGTCTGTATACTCCAACCAGCTGTACCTGAGAGTGTAGGTAGGATCCCAGCCTGTTTGCGGGCGAATGAGTAGGGGAAGAATCCACAGTGATCCCAGTACAACAGTGAGCTTCAGCAGTAGCAGCctgctttttttcagtaaacTCATTTTTTGAGAGAAGGAACTCAACTAAGACTCTTTTACAGTGAGTTCTGAATGTAGTCCACCTGCATGTCCCCTTTATATTCTTTCATTAAACTTGGTACATGCACTACTGCGCTGTTTTATAACTAATTCAGacttatttaaatgtaaaactgaaactaaaatgtCTAAAGGAGGCTTTGTCCTTTCAACgtgattattttcagttattgCTTCATTCTGTGCTTTACTAAGCAGCATCACGGCTATAAacgattttaatttttaacagtgCATAGCTTAGTTCCTCTCATTGTGGACCCAGGCAGATTAGTTGTTCCATGTATTGCTCCTGGAAACAAGATAAGAGAAGTGAAACAGACACACTGATTATTTAGATTGACATACTATTTTCAAGTGTAAAATTCAAAGTTGATCATTAATCAAAGTTCATGTTACCATTTAGATAATATTCAAGTAGAAATGGTCCTAGTCAATGATGTTTTTTAATGGACattcaataaaaaatgatacaattatagaaaaatgagctaaaaaaaaggaaggaaaaaaagatagaGATTTGGAGCTAAACAAAGGTAAACTATACTCTCAGCTTTCTAAAGTTGAAATAATGTGTTTTCCTTTCTACAACTGTACTGGTATGTTTGGTCAAATCTATTTTACAAGTACTTTAACTATTGCCAAAGTAAAATACCAATCAAGGATCAGTACTGATTATAAtaccatgttttctttgttgatttTCATATCACTTTTTACATTTCGTGTATGTGAAACTGGAAGGTGCCAACTTGCCCCTGGAATCGTGATAAAGGAGatgataaaaacacatacagtatgttctctTCCCACATATATGactgtgtttaaaatgtaaaagtgagCATAAAACCAAATTCATGTTTCCCTCTGGATATTGTTGGGACGTATTAACTAGAAAGGCTACCTACTGATAGTGTTAAATGGACAGGCAGACAGTCAGTTAAGATATTAACAGAAACATGAGcgcaaaaaaggaaagggaaaaagattataaacaaaaagaaaattacacaaactCGAATCCTCCtgtttttgtcaacaattaCATTAACTTATTATCACAAGGTTCTGTGAAACTGCTGGACCCCTGCACACCGATACAAATATGACTGGACCAATGGGAGTGTTGTGGAAAAAGGTAATGGTCATATCCCAAACTGATAAAACATTAAgactgaagtttttcttttaataaataatatttagaaGGTTACCCATTTTGGTCATTGGACATTTGGTCCCCGAGGCTGCAATATTGGTAGTGATCCCTGGGGTCTACGGACATTCATTTTTGCTCAATATTCCTTTGGTTATGGAAAGGAAATGTATGACCAAAAAATTCATTAGTTGTAtgaaatttggggaaaaaatacctagacagatacagacaaaaacatttggggaaaaacaTTGTGCAcaattatttaaagaaatattttttgttaaatcatAATGGGTTCAAAAAACTATTAGTCCctcacaatttttatttatttgtttgttttttgtttgtggctTATTAGACCTTTTTTCAGGACAGAGTGAAAGTGATctgatttgaaatttttcatGTCCAACATGTtagaacttgttttttttttccttttaatagaATAGTACAGACCATTTCATTGCAAGGACACAGCTCTGCTTCTGGTAAGGAGTTGATACTCACATACTTCTTTGTAATTAGAATTAGTTCTATTGATAGGTTTCAAGGAAactttttgcatgtgtgctACATAAAATGAAGCTCTAATACGTATAATACACCAAACACAAGAATTACTTAACCTATggtattcaatttaaaaatacaatgtcGATGTGGGCTTTCTGTTGTGCGGAGTTCAGTTAATGAGCTTTGCTGTTCATCCCATTGACATACATAAATGAGAATCAGTGAGCAGCACACAGCTGGCTGAACTCAAGTGTCGAGGTGCAGTATCGTCCATTCCTCAATGGGGAAGAAGGCCCCTCTGAACGTAAGTGATTTACTCCTTATTCTCTAAAGGCCACAAATTCTCTTTTATGACCCCAGGGTTTTGTTTCGGTAGCCTGATCATTGCCATTTCGTTTCACTTAATTCAATCTTTTTGAATTGCTGAACTAATCTGAGGTTTTCAGGGTGAATCGGAGGTCTGAAACCAGGTtaacatttgattattttaaatcagtCGTTGTAGTTGTTCACTAAAGAGTTAATGTACCTCGCTTTTCCCACACATAGGACATTTGGCAATTGATGATTCAGATCAGCAAAGAAAAGTCaactttattttgtgatttcCAGTTTTCCCCCTTAAAAGAAACGATGTCCTATCACCCTTTTCAAAATTTCACAATCAGTTTTCTCTTCTAAACCCTGTACTTTTATGTTCAGTCAAACAGATTTTAGAACAAGTAGTTTAACTTTCATATAAGTATAACAATAAAGTATAATATTAGCCAAGCAACACAGCTGATTATaatcacattttcctttttgtaacttttgctgttcagataattcattttttcatttcatttttcatttctttttcttgagtAGAAAGTTGTAAAACTCGCAAGGGCTACCTTGACAAACCTAAATTGTtcctttcagttattttgtgtgGAGTGAATCAAACCCAAGCAATATTTAAATTGTGATATGAGAacatgttcattttaaaaggcGAAGTTTGGTATAAATTAAGagtatttaatgtaaaatatttggtgGTCTTGCGTTGCTGCAGAAGATAAATTGATGGGTGTCGGATTAAGGATCCCCAAAAAATTTACACAATTTCACCATCGCAAagctatttttttctaaatatcaAATTTCAAATCACTGTGCCATCATGCAAAATaaactcaccaagcactttgtTCGGAAGAACATACGAATACTGGGTGGGGCCTCCCGTTGCTCTCAAAACGGCCTCAGTACTTCATGGCATTGACTCCGCACAATGTTGGAAACATTCGTTTGAGATTCTGATCTGGTGATGTGATTGCATCAGATCATACCTGCAGATatcccattctaccacatcccaaaggtgtgCTACTGCATTCAGATCTGGTGCGTGGGGAGGCCACTGATGTACACTGAACTtgttgtcatgttcatgaaaccagtttgagacgactttaGATTTCTTACGTGGAGAATGCCAGAAGTAGCCACTAGAAGAATGTTCaatgaaaacattaacacacCCCCACATGATTGACCAATTGGACAATAGCGAGAATAAGCAGGTGTAGGCCTTGGGTATTCcaaataaagtgcttggtgagtgtatgtaATAAGAGAACAGAATTTATTGTTgaatactttaaaataaaactaacacctcttttttttaaacaaattaagaCAAATCTGTGAGATGAAATCACAGGCATTCAATGAAAGTAACATTATTTAAGCATAAATCATGAAATAACAGTAATTTACAACTTTTGTTCACCTCAACAGCAGAACAGATACATGCTTCCTACCAGTGAATTCACGAGCAGCAGATCAGATTCAAGTTTTCTCGCTTCATATCCTTCTGTGTTTCTCCCCTTATTGCTTTCTGATGTTTCCAGACCTGTTGGGTACATTTGTTCTGGTCTATCTATGGGAGGCACAGTAGGCAATGAAAGTAAGACTTCCTGGTAgcatttttcaaagtaaaaccatTTATCATACATACAGGCTTGACAGCTGGAATTGAAGCTTTCTCTTATCTAGCCAGCGGGAATATGTATACCACTGATTGGAGTCGTACAAGTCTacgcttttattttgaaatccaaGAGACTATACAAATGAATCCAATTATTACTTTTACCATATTTCTATGACATTTATAGAGAAATGTATATAAATTGATGCATTTAAATGATGCTATACTATCCCGTcatttaaaatcacacacatttaaaagtgGACAGCACCATAGCAGGTTAAGTTTTCACAACCAATCACTCTGCTATAGCTTCTCAGCCTAACCTTTAACACAGTCCAGTGGGGCAATCACGTAGGTCTTCAAACACCAGGATgaatgttttcttaaaaaaacagaagtggaAATTCAGGTGGTTAAAGTAGGCGTAATGGACAGGTTATATTGACTGAAATAAGttcagaaaaatatattcataaaatgAGTTTGTGTTAGATGACTACCTATAAATCTACTCAGAATAATTGTGTTATTGTTACCTGTCAGACCTTGCTGGATAGATCGGGCGTggtatattttacttttttcatgcCAGTAACAGGGAGAACTGGTTATAATCATTCTTCTGCAATTTGTATGGTTAACTTGTCCAAGGCAGGTGAATGCTTGTAAAACCAGTTCCAGATATCTTGCAAATCTTTGTTTATTCATGTAGGACAAATGGTATTTTAATGGTATTTTCTCCCTGCCGTGTTTGACTGTTGTTGAGTATATTCCCCCAATATTGTAGCGATGTTGAATGTAATGCCAAACAAgtaatgtggaaaaaacatcCTTTTCCATTCAATCCACTTATTTGTGTATTTAGTGCTGTTCTAATGTGTATGCATTTATGCAGAAATTTAATGCCGAATGAATAACTCttgcattttcaaaatcagaaaaataattttaatatatctttaaattaatattttcatttttaatgatctCTTTCTTATGTCCTGCagatttaaatgtataaatgaaataatgacgTCTGACTTTATACTCGTATTATTTCAGTATGGTATAGTAGTTTAAATATTCTATTCTATATTATGACGGGtcacacaagtaaaaaaaagttcatccAAGGTGTAGGGGCTGCCTGGGCTATGGTTTGAGTGCTTGGGAAAGGATATGTCTCCCTCTTGTGGTTGGAGTCAAACACCAAAGGAAGCTACCAACAAACCTAACTGTTAGAATTGGGTTGGTCCTGTATATCGACGGGGGGGGGGCGCTATACCGTCAAGTTACTATTCGCTAATTATAATTAGACAAATTGTGGGCTGATAAAGAACGACGTTTTATTGAAAATGAGAAATCAAGTATATTTGTTGTAGGTAAATAAGTAGATTatccatttattaatttaaagttgCTGCTCCGGGAAACACTCGCGTGATGTGCAAGTTATAGTCCGTGAGAATCGGGACGATGAATGTCGTGAGGAAAGAAACAAGTCACCTACTGCGAATAGGGAGCAGCCTGCGAGTCAACATTTGTAAAATTCTTAGAAGTAACATGTAATGATAGCATACTGAGTATACTTTTCTAGAACTTGCCAAGGGTTTCCACCGTACGAGGGCAACACTCGGGCTTTTAGAGTTGGTCATGGGAGGCATCGTTTTGTAATCGCAACATTTCCTACAACACCCGAAGGCAACTTGTGACGCCCTGGCCCGCTTTGGTCACGCGGTCAATGACATCACCAGAAGCGTTCCGGGCGCAGATGTGTACAACACATGTAACATCACTGGCTCTCTGCGAGCACGAGGGCTTTACATTCACCGTCACACTGCGAGTGGACCTGAGAGAAACCGGGACGGTCATTCTCAAGTACTGTACAACCAACACCTCTGGACAAAACTGTTTTAGGAACAGGGTGTCTCCGATGAAGCTAACAGTAGTTAGCTTAGCTAGCATAGTCGGTGAACTGTTACCGTCGCTGTTCAGTGGCTAAGGTTCAACCTTATCCAACTCGGAACAAACAATTCAGGCGGGTGAAGCTACAGCTAAATCCAAGGACGGACTTTGGACTCCACAAGGGTAACACTTCACTCTTGCTAGCTGGCAAAGAGGGGCACGCCGACAGTAGAGTGCTGGTTTAGTAGCCACTTCGACTTCCTTGTGTCGTTCGAGGTCATTCTGTAGCGTGCATCTAAGACTGCCAACTATTACCGGGAAACTAGTCATGAAGAGTCTCCCGTACTTCTGCCGGGGAGAGGTCATCAGAGGCTTCGGGAGAGGAAGCAAAGAACTGGGGATTCCCACAGGTGAGTTGATCATCCCCCACTAATCTGTAtgagtttttcatttcagtaaccTGTACCCTAGTTTGCGCAGATAACCCTTCGGTCAGCCTGAATCGGTCTTATTAACACGGGGCCGGAAAAACCAAAGTAAGTTTAGATAATAAATATAGCATTGGCAGTGGGTGTGTGTTATGACCTACGTGTCGCTAAATGTCCGTCAGCGGATGAATTGGCAGATATTGATTACTCTTCATTCATACTAGTGTGACCGGTGGTCTCTGACGTTGTGTGCGTTGTGCTTTGACGGGGAGGCTCAGACCGGGATATCTTTAGAGTTGATCGCCGTTTATTTTGAAGACAGaagtaaataacaaaatcatTCGCTCAGTTGGCACGTGTAACTTGAGCTCCTACACAAATTAAATGACGCGGGAATATGGTAGCGTACTGCACAGTAATTTTAAGCTGACAAGTAAACTTATAACCGTGAATTTAACTGACCACAATGTCGCCTACCTCTCCCTTGGAGGAAAGAGGTAAAGGTGGGAGACGTCGGGGTCCCGATACTGAGACTCAAACGTTCCACATATTGCCTCTGGATAAATAACATATCAGGTtataactataaatataactATTTTCACAGATTTTGTGTAATTATAATTTCACATATTACTAATATACATTTTAACCAatattacacatatttttactgctgtgtgATTGATTCTGTCACACTAGTTAGTTTCTGCCTTTAAAAGTATGACGGCACCGTTTTACGCAACGAgtgcacatcttttttttttttttctttaaatgtgagTTGAGTAACAGAACTTGACAGATCAGGAAAGCGCTGTTATTTACCGAAATAATAGCTATTATGTAATGATGGCTGTTCCAGAATTGTGTAAGAATGTCATATCTTACggacaaaaataatgcaaataaacattGAACTTTGAAGTTAATCATCTGACCTTGTCACTACCCTGTTAAATCTATTGAAAAGCAAATCTTATGCTTGTAATGATAAATGATATATTGTTGTTATTCTCTTTATTACCCTGACATTTACCCTCAGATAGGACACACGGTATTTAAAGGCGTTTCGTAGGTGGAAGCCGGAAACTAGTGGCTGGAATTAGTCGTCCCTTCTCACAAAGTGTGTGTTGTCATTCCTAGGGGTTGAGAATATTTTTGATGTTGAGTCAGACTTTAGTTAACGTATTGTGACACAGAGTACATTAACAAAGATTACTGAGGCACAAGATCCAAattccacaaaataaaaataaaaagattccTAAGCAGGACAGGTTGTCCACTGAACagaaagaacaaataaataaattctttgACAAATAACGTCAGCTCTTACAAATGAGGTTTGTGTCTGACCACGCAGCGCTTCTGAAGGTGAAGACATTTAACTTTAGTACcaatgtgttttgtgaaaagTGAGAATTAATCTTTATATAATGGAACATTTTGCGGATGGATTTCTTTCCCTGGTTATTTTCACAGCCAGTTAATACGTTTTTCCAAATAGTtaattttctctgctttaaacaaaacaacaaaaacctctCTTCATCTGCTTTGAAGTGCCACTGAGCAAGAAACTAACTTAATATCAGGCAGAGCAGTTCCCTAGCTGACCTTACATGctaatctttttctttttcttcttctgactCTTCCCCCCTTTCTCCTTTCCATCTCCAGCCAACTTCCCAGACTCGGTGGTGGACAACCTTCCGGGAGATATCAGCACAGGAATCTACTATGGCTGGGCCTGCGTGGGTAATGGCAATGTCCACAAAATGGTGATGAGCATTGGCTGGAACCCTTACTACAAAAATACCAAGAAGTCCATGGTAAGTACAAGAAAAGCACCATTCTCCGCAAACTGTGTCAGCAATAAAGTGTGCACATTAAAAATCTATTATTAAGATGTGAAGACAAACTTGTGCATTCATTAAAGCATAAATGATCAGTCAGTGTGGTTTGTTTCATGACTGCACATGAATGCTGGTTGCAGAGTGTTAAAAAGACTGATTATATTCAGTGTCATGGTTTGTCTTATTTGGTAATATATTTGACTGGGAAAAGAAATATTCCTGCATTTTCACTTCAACAAAGTTTCTCTCGGTTGTCAGGAATATTAAACAGGTTTCATAGACTTTCTATTAATATAGCTGGTTCCATCATGGTTCATGAAAAATaggtaaaaatgtcaaagatcaTCCATAGCATATCATACAAATAGCGCTCATATTCATTATGTTGAAAAATCATTTGATTATGCTTGTTGGTTTTACTGACCTTAAACATTGCGAGGGGTCTGAATGTCACACTGAATTTGTCTTATGAGTCAAAGATCTTGGaacaaatacattcaaattGTTTAAGCAGCATTTAAGCACGGCTTAAGGCGAAAGACTGCTGTGggaattttaaaatttgttgttCTCTTGTGAAcataagttatttttttatttttatttatttattttttttgggttcTAGGAGACCCATGTGATTCACACGTTCAAAGAGGACTTTTATGGTGAGATTCTCAGTGTTGTCATGGTGGGCTACATCCGTCCAGAGAGAAGCTACGACTCTCTCGGTAAgacacatttctctctcccacacacacatgcacacgcgcgcacacacacacacac
Above is a genomic segment from Xiphias gladius isolate SHS-SW01 ecotype Sanya breed wild chromosome 19, ASM1685928v1, whole genome shotgun sequence containing:
- the LOC120805459 gene encoding beta-1,3-galactosyl-O-glycosyl-glycoprotein beta-1,6-N-acetylglucosaminyltransferase-like, encoding MSLLKKSRLLLLKLTVVLGSLWILPLLIRPQTGWDPTYTLRYSWLEYTDADSSPEKACNCTAIMRGEREAIDQAKILSITKDFRKSVHIPDEYYINATQDCRKFKISRKYLTFPLSQEEEDFPLAYSMVVHHKVQNFERLLRAIYAPQNIYCVHVDKKAKASVVSAITAITSCFPNVFMVNQSLTVIYGAWPRVQADLNCMADLYNSTTKWKYFMNLCGQDFPLKTNLEIVRMLRWLKGKNSLESEKLPEEKKWRVKISHQIVDGKIQGTGRAKEQPPFNLPILVGNAYIVVNRGYIRSVLEDKRIHALIEWAKDTYSPDEFLWATIQRIPGVPGSTWPNHKYDVTDINAIARLVKWQWHEGPQGSLGAVYPACHGNHVRQICVYGAGDLQWMLEQHHLFANKFDIDKDPIAVYCLEKYLRQKALAPLHKMY
- the rfk gene encoding riboflavin kinase gives rise to the protein MKSLPYFCRGEVIRGFGRGSKELGIPTANFPDSVVDNLPGDISTGIYYGWACVGNGNVHKMVMSIGWNPYYKNTKKSMETHVIHTFKEDFYGEILSVVMVGYIRPERSYDSLEALIAAINNDIEEAKVKLELPEHLKLRDDNFFTSAPSSSSALPTTTVSTSQTIMNGH